A window of Lacibacter sediminis contains these coding sequences:
- a CDS encoding glycoside hydrolase family 2 protein — translation MLQNIYGRTHLSLNGRWNYIIDPYEMGYYDYRHTPFDQSATGKGGFYDDRQQKDKGELIEYDFTLSPNMKVPGDWNSQSDKLEFYEGTIWLRQKFKADPKANKKYFLYFGAVNYEAHVYLNGKKLGIHKGGFTPFQFDVTGKLTKGENFVVVKADNTRHQDEIPTVNTDWWNYGGITRDVLLAEVPTTYIADYKIQLAKGNLNRIEGFVQLAGVETSQTVTISIPEAGIRQSVVTDAKGRAVVTIPVKKLNYWTPESPKLYTVEIAGAVDKITDRIGFRTIETKGQDILLNGKSVFLRGISLHDENPLIPGRLRGQGDMRMMLQWAKELNCNYVRLAHYPHSEEMVRLADEMGLMVWAEVPVYWTISWENPATFANAQQQLSDLIIRDKNRSSVIIWSVGNETPLSDPRNLFMGKLVSTARSLDDTRLVAAALEIHRNGSNVVVEDPLGDKLDLVSFNEYAGWYWSNTKDMLNYKFDIKYNKPVVITEFGADALGGYHADDETRWSEEYQELLYKNQFTMLTAISGLRGMTPWILTDFRSPRRQHPYFQDYWNRKGLISETGKKKKAFHILKAFYDDMQNKYK, via the coding sequence ATGCTGCAGAATATTTATGGGCGAACGCATCTCAGCTTAAATGGGCGATGGAATTATATCATTGATCCTTATGAAATGGGTTATTACGATTACCGCCACACACCTTTTGACCAATCGGCAACAGGCAAAGGCGGTTTTTATGATGACCGCCAACAGAAAGATAAAGGTGAGCTGATTGAATACGATTTTACTTTATCGCCCAACATGAAAGTACCCGGCGATTGGAATTCTCAATCTGATAAGTTGGAATTTTATGAAGGCACAATCTGGCTTCGTCAAAAATTTAAAGCAGACCCAAAAGCAAATAAAAAATATTTTCTCTACTTCGGCGCAGTAAACTATGAAGCACATGTGTACCTCAACGGAAAGAAGTTAGGTATTCATAAAGGTGGGTTTACTCCATTTCAATTTGATGTTACAGGCAAACTCACAAAGGGAGAAAACTTTGTGGTAGTAAAAGCAGACAATACCCGTCACCAGGATGAAATACCAACCGTTAATACTGATTGGTGGAACTATGGTGGTATAACCCGTGATGTATTGCTGGCAGAAGTGCCCACTACTTATATTGCTGATTATAAAATTCAACTGGCAAAAGGAAATTTAAACCGTATTGAAGGATTTGTACAGCTTGCCGGAGTTGAAACGTCTCAAACAGTAACCATCAGTATTCCTGAAGCAGGCATCAGGCAATCTGTTGTTACTGATGCAAAAGGAAGAGCAGTGGTAACCATTCCTGTTAAGAAATTAAATTACTGGACACCGGAAAGCCCAAAACTATATACGGTTGAAATTGCGGGGGCCGTTGATAAAATAACAGATCGTATTGGTTTCCGCACAATCGAAACAAAAGGACAGGACATTTTATTGAATGGCAAATCTGTTTTCCTGCGTGGCATTTCATTGCATGATGAAAATCCATTGATCCCCGGTCGCTTAAGAGGACAAGGCGATATGCGTATGATGTTGCAGTGGGCAAAAGAACTCAATTGTAATTATGTGCGGCTTGCACATTATCCGCATAGCGAAGAAATGGTACGTCTTGCAGATGAAATGGGTTTGATGGTATGGGCCGAAGTGCCTGTGTACTGGACCATCTCATGGGAAAACCCTGCAACCTTTGCGAATGCACAACAGCAGTTGAGTGATCTCATCATTCGTGACAAAAACCGTTCAAGTGTTATCATTTGGTCGGTAGGAAACGAGACACCATTAAGCGATCCACGTAATTTATTTATGGGCAAGCTGGTATCAACTGCACGTTCGTTGGATGATACAAGATTAGTGGCAGCTGCATTGGAAATTCATCGCAATGGAAGTAATGTGGTAGTGGAAGATCCATTGGGTGATAAGCTTGATCTTGTAAGCTTCAACGAATATGCTGGTTGGTATTGGAGTAACACAAAAGATATGTTGAATTATAAATTCGATATTAAGTATAACAAACCTGTTGTGATCACCGAGTTTGGTGCAGATGCATTGGGTGGTTATCATGCAGATGATGAAACAAGATGGAGCGAAGAGTACCAGGAGCTGTTATACAAAAATCAATTCACAATGCTGACTGCAATCAGCGGTCTTCGTGGAATGACGCCGTGGATATTAACCGACTTCCGCTCTCCCCGCCGGCAGCACCCTTACTTTCAGGATTACTGGAACCGTAAAGGATTGATTTCAGAAACAGGGAAAAAGAAAAAAGCATTCCATATTTTAAAAGCATTTTATGATGACATGCAGAATAAATACAAGTAA
- a CDS encoding agarase has translation MMTCRINTSKLILVAVCLLLQLSTKLIAQASAEYTLKVESMVANSEKKVYGQWKWYPTRSIQTLNSFQPKANVKLNQYGARTDMKLKATGFFRAEKVKGRWWIVDPTGHPMINIALNNVATAASDSSRELMMKQFGSKEKWAAATKQQMIDLGYNALGAWSDNESFQKLSDQQQKPFSYTIIKGFMSDYGRKKGQTYQLPGHTGYPDNTIFVFDPEFEAFCDEYAKQLAANKNDKNLFGYFSDNEMPFQRLSLDRYLAKKDSTDHGCVAAKKWLQEKGLTIAQITDKERHEFLGVMADRYYSIVSKAIKKYDPNHLYLGSRFHSYEKKVAEVFQAAGKYVDVIAVNYYREWTPLQEDVVNWEKWSGRPFIITEWYTKGEDSGMPNYSGAGWIVRTQKDRGLFYQNFTLALLESKNCVGFHWFKYQDNDPSNLKTDPSNRDANKGIVTLGYSLYSDLTEKMKELNTNVYQLIDFFDQRNQ, from the coding sequence ATGATGACATGCAGAATAAATACAAGTAAACTGATTCTTGTAGCAGTGTGTTTGCTGTTACAGCTATCCACCAAACTGATCGCACAGGCTTCTGCTGAGTATACATTGAAAGTAGAATCGATGGTGGCGAACAGTGAAAAGAAAGTCTATGGTCAGTGGAAATGGTATCCAACAAGATCCATACAAACACTTAACAGCTTTCAACCAAAGGCCAATGTGAAGCTCAATCAATATGGTGCACGTACTGATATGAAGTTGAAGGCAACCGGTTTTTTCAGAGCAGAAAAAGTGAAAGGACGGTGGTGGATCGTTGATCCAACCGGACATCCCATGATCAACATTGCGTTGAATAATGTCGCCACTGCTGCATCAGACAGCAGCAGAGAATTGATGATGAAACAGTTTGGCAGTAAAGAAAAATGGGCAGCTGCAACAAAGCAACAAATGATCGATCTTGGCTATAATGCATTGGGAGCATGGTCCGATAATGAATCGTTTCAAAAGCTAAGTGATCAGCAACAAAAGCCTTTTTCTTATACCATCATCAAGGGATTTATGAGTGATTATGGACGTAAGAAAGGGCAGACCTATCAATTGCCCGGTCATACCGGTTATCCTGATAATACCATTTTTGTATTTGATCCTGAGTTTGAAGCTTTTTGTGATGAGTATGCAAAACAATTGGCAGCGAACAAGAATGATAAAAATCTCTTTGGTTATTTCTCTGATAATGAAATGCCGTTTCAGCGTTTATCATTGGATCGTTACCTCGCCAAGAAAGATTCAACTGATCATGGTTGTGTAGCAGCAAAAAAATGGTTACAGGAAAAAGGTCTTACAATTGCACAGATCACTGATAAAGAGCGTCATGAATTTTTAGGTGTAATGGCTGATCGTTATTATTCCATTGTTTCAAAAGCAATTAAGAAATACGATCCCAATCATCTTTATCTCGGCAGCCGTTTTCACTCTTACGAAAAGAAAGTGGCTGAAGTGTTTCAGGCAGCAGGAAAATATGTGGATGTTATTGCGGTGAACTATTACCGTGAGTGGACGCCTTTGCAGGAAGATGTAGTGAATTGGGAAAAATGGAGCGGCAGGCCTTTTATCATTACAGAATGGTACACAAAAGGGGAGGACAGTGGTATGCCCAACTATTCCGGTGCAGGCTGGATTGTTCGTACGCAAAAAGATCGTGGACTGTTTTATCAGAATTTCACATTGGCTTTATTGGAATCAAAAAACTGCGTGGGATTTCATTGGTTCAAGTACCAGGATAATGATCCTTCTAATTTAAAGACTGATCCATCGAACAGAGATGCGAATAAAGGAATTGTAACACTTGGTTATTCGTTGTACAGCGATCTTACCGAGAAAATGAAAGAGTTAAATACAAACGTCTATCAGCTGATTGATTTTTTTGATCAACGTAATCAATAA
- a CDS encoding protein-disulfide reductase DsbD domain-containing protein yields the protein MRKTAVLLVLLLSGFFADAQIQNPVKWSYTLKKVNATTYEVHITATIEKGWHLYSQTTPEGGPIPTTINFSKNPLVTLVGTAKEEGKLEQRHEKLFGVDVKQFSNTVKFVQAIKVKAKVKTAVTGIVEFMVCNDSQCLPPTSNKFSLPIQ from the coding sequence ATGAGGAAAACAGCAGTATTACTCGTGTTGCTATTGTCGGGCTTTTTTGCCGATGCTCAAATACAGAACCCTGTAAAATGGAGTTACACGTTAAAAAAAGTAAATGCCACTACGTACGAAGTGCATATTACGGCAACGATTGAAAAAGGCTGGCATCTCTATTCACAAACAACACCTGAAGGCGGACCGATACCAACAACCATTAATTTTTCAAAGAACCCTTTGGTAACATTGGTGGGTACTGCGAAAGAAGAAGGTAAGCTGGAGCAACGCCATGAAAAATTGTTTGGAGTGGATGTAAAACAGTTTTCCAACACGGTAAAATTTGTGCAAGCCATTAAAGTAAAAGCGAAAGTAAAAACAGCGGTAACAGGTATCGTTGAGTTTATGGTGTGTAATGATTCGCAGTGTTTGCCACCGACAAGTAATAAATTTTCATTGCCCATTCAATAG
- a CDS encoding protein-disulfide reductase DsbD family protein, with translation MKRRTIAMLYLLLGFLATAQYVRAEDSTAVAIGYSKQRISDKEVLLSLHINIKPGVKFFALQKKEEDVLFSTVTFDSSANNYLSGTVTEKGTKKTELDASTQAQVEYFSDSVVWEQKINANEADSFLVKGTINYLFAKGDEYIPGEQAFKFFIKPEQTISNNSTDGNSAVANRSLLWIFLAAFGGGLLALLTPCVYSMIPVTVSFFTKRSKTKAEGIRNALYYAGSIVVIFTLLGFLVTLIFGPAALNNLATNWIANLVFFALFLVFGFSFLGAFEITLPSSWTNKSDAKASTGSFLGIFFMALTLVLVSFSCTGPIIGNLLVLASKGSYFGPLVGMLGFSTALALPFALFAFFPSKLNVLGKAGGWLNAVKVTLGFLELALALKFLSNADLVKGWRILDREVFITLWIVIFVLLGVYLLGKLKFHHDDELPKNDFGLPYLTVTRLMFAITAFAFAVYMIPGLFGAPLKSISAFVPPMGTQDFVMGAGMHTSASSSNSAANEQPHPSKYYEQMKMYEPEVVTKYGMITYFDYDEALAVARKLKKPLMLDFTGINCVNCRKMEGQVWSDAEVMKKLKEDFVIVSLYVDVQNVDLQESEQYFSKALNKQVETLGDKNADLQVTQYGANSQPYYFFLDANEKRIVPDGYGYDPDIEKFKQLLDTVKAKHKATL, from the coding sequence ATGAAGAGAAGAACGATTGCAATGCTGTATCTGTTGCTTGGTTTCCTGGCAACAGCACAGTATGTGCGTGCAGAAGATTCAACGGCTGTAGCCATTGGTTACAGCAAACAACGCATCAGTGATAAAGAAGTATTGCTATCGCTGCATATCAACATCAAGCCTGGTGTTAAGTTTTTTGCTTTGCAGAAAAAGGAAGAAGATGTGTTGTTCTCAACAGTAACCTTCGATTCATCTGCAAACAACTATTTATCCGGTACGGTTACAGAAAAAGGAACAAAGAAAACAGAGCTCGATGCAAGCACACAGGCACAGGTGGAATATTTTTCTGATTCTGTTGTGTGGGAACAAAAGATCAATGCAAATGAAGCCGATAGTTTTTTGGTAAAAGGAACCATCAATTACTTGTTTGCAAAAGGCGATGAGTATATTCCCGGAGAGCAGGCTTTTAAGTTTTTCATCAAGCCTGAACAAACTATATCAAACAACAGTACAGATGGTAACAGTGCTGTTGCTAACAGATCATTACTCTGGATTTTCTTAGCTGCCTTTGGTGGCGGACTATTGGCATTGCTTACACCTTGCGTGTATTCCATGATACCCGTTACCGTTAGCTTCTTTACCAAACGCAGTAAAACAAAAGCCGAAGGTATCCGCAATGCTTTGTATTATGCAGGATCCATTGTAGTGATCTTTACATTGCTTGGCTTTTTGGTCACCTTGATCTTTGGCCCTGCGGCATTAAATAATCTCGCCACCAACTGGATTGCCAATCTTGTATTCTTTGCACTCTTCTTAGTATTTGGATTTTCCTTTCTTGGTGCATTTGAAATCACCTTACCATCAAGCTGGACAAACAAGAGTGATGCTAAAGCAAGTACCGGAAGTTTTCTCGGCATTTTCTTTATGGCGTTGACATTAGTGCTGGTATCATTCTCCTGCACCGGCCCCATCATTGGTAATTTGTTAGTGCTTGCATCAAAAGGAAGTTATTTTGGTCCGCTGGTGGGTATGCTCGGCTTTTCTACTGCACTGGCATTACCGTTTGCATTGTTTGCTTTCTTTCCAAGTAAGTTGAATGTACTAGGCAAAGCCGGTGGTTGGTTGAATGCAGTGAAAGTAACACTCGGCTTTTTAGAACTTGCTCTTGCATTAAAGTTTTTATCGAATGCCGACCTGGTAAAAGGATGGCGCATATTAGACAGAGAAGTGTTCATTACGTTGTGGATCGTCATCTTTGTTTTATTGGGTGTTTATCTTTTAGGTAAACTGAAATTTCATCATGATGATGAACTGCCGAAGAATGATTTTGGTTTGCCCTACCTCACTGTAACAAGATTAATGTTTGCGATCACTGCCTTTGCATTTGCAGTATATATGATACCAGGTTTGTTTGGTGCGCCATTGAAAAGCATCAGTGCATTTGTGCCACCGATGGGGACACAGGATTTTGTAATGGGAGCAGGTATGCATACAAGTGCATCTTCATCAAACAGCGCAGCAAATGAACAACCTCATCCATCGAAGTACTACGAGCAAATGAAAATGTATGAACCGGAAGTGGTGACCAAGTACGGTATGATTACTTACTTTGATTATGATGAAGCCTTGGCTGTTGCACGCAAACTGAAGAAACCGTTGATGCTCGACTTCACAGGTATCAACTGTGTGAACTGCCGCAAGATGGAAGGGCAGGTGTGGAGCGATGCAGAAGTGATGAAGAAACTGAAAGAAGATTTTGTCATTGTATCACTCTATGTGGATGTGCAGAATGTAGATCTGCAGGAAAGTGAACAGTACTTCTCCAAAGCATTGAACAAACAGGTGGAAACGCTGGGCGATAAAAATGCTGATCTGCAGGTAACGCAATACGGTGCCAACTCACAACCGTATTACTTCTTCCTCGATGCAAATGAAAAAAGGATCGTACCTGATGGTTATGGTTACGATCCGGATATTGAAAAATTCAAACAGTTGCTGGATACAGTAAAAGCAAAACATAAAGCAACGCTTTAA
- a CDS encoding PLP-dependent cysteine synthase family protein, whose protein sequence is MKRTVTDCGCFDTVSSIPDQLEKKFRHLWGLVGNTPMLEIAYKYKDECRKIYVKCENYNLTGSIKDRMALYILQQAYRQNKIKPGDTIVEATSGNTGIAFSAIGKALGHEVKIIMPNWLSKERIDIIKSLGADVLLISKEEGGFLGSIALSEKMAAADNTIFLPKQFENLYNAEAHEKTTAKEIWMQLQSVDLTPDAFIAGVGTGGTVMGMGQYLRKRNPAIKIHPLEPAESPTLTTGYKVGSHRIQGISDEFIPAIVKLDQLDQVVKASDGDSIIMAQKLAKQLGLAVGISSGANFLGAIQLQNEMGADKVVVTVFSDSNKKYLSTDLMKEQPMRKEYLSQEVELIDYKAIDRL, encoded by the coding sequence ATGAAGAGGACAGTTACTGACTGTGGCTGCTTTGATACAGTTTCGTCAATACCGGATCAACTGGAAAAAAAGTTCAGGCATTTATGGGGCTTGGTGGGTAACACACCCATGCTGGAGATCGCTTACAAATACAAAGATGAGTGCCGTAAGATCTATGTGAAATGTGAGAACTATAATCTCACCGGAAGTATTAAAGACCGTATGGCGTTGTATATTTTACAACAGGCCTACCGCCAGAATAAAATAAAGCCAGGCGACACCATTGTGGAAGCCACCAGTGGTAACACCGGTATTGCTTTCAGTGCCATTGGTAAAGCATTAGGTCATGAAGTAAAGATCATTATGCCCAACTGGTTGAGTAAAGAACGTATTGATATCATCAAAAGTCTGGGTGCCGATGTACTGCTCATCAGCAAAGAAGAAGGTGGATTTTTGGGCAGTATTGCATTAAGTGAAAAGATGGCGGCAGCAGACAACACTATTTTCCTTCCGAAGCAGTTTGAGAATCTGTACAATGCCGAAGCGCATGAAAAAACAACCGCCAAAGAGATCTGGATGCAGTTGCAATCAGTAGACCTTACACCGGATGCATTTATTGCCGGAGTTGGTACTGGAGGAACTGTGATGGGGATGGGACAATATCTCCGTAAACGCAATCCTGCTATTAAAATACATCCGTTAGAACCTGCTGAATCACCAACGCTTACCACCGGCTATAAAGTTGGTTCGCATCGTATTCAAGGCATCTCCGATGAATTTATTCCGGCCATTGTAAAACTTGATCAGCTCGATCAAGTAGTAAAAGCTTCTGATGGTGATTCGATCATCATGGCACAAAAACTTGCGAAGCAATTAGGATTGGCAGTGGGTATTTCTTCCGGTGCAAATTTCTTAGGTGCTATTCAACTGCAGAATGAAATGGGTGCTGATAAAGTTGTAGTCACCGTGTTCAGCGACAGTAATAAAAAATACCTGAGTACCGATCTGATGAAGGAACAACCCATGCGAAAAGAATATTTATCGCAGGAAGTGGAACTCATCGACTATAAAGCGATTGATCGTTTATGA
- a CDS encoding RNA polymerase sigma factor translates to METRTILWGKIAAGDKEAYADLFRDFYRRLYNYGKKFTTDESLIEDAAQETLLIIWQKRESIPVITYPETYSYSIFRNTLFTRLKTQQRYGAENTVAEEPEFGIDHIIISRETDTLTTQKIQKALAALTSRQREAIFLRFYEGLPYEEVASTLGITTKATYKIVARALDELRQQLNMPNGLLIGLLTRLLG, encoded by the coding sequence TTGGAAACCAGAACTATTTTATGGGGAAAAATTGCAGCAGGCGATAAAGAGGCTTATGCCGATTTGTTTCGTGATTTTTACAGGCGATTATACAACTATGGAAAAAAGTTTACAACCGATGAATCGCTTATAGAAGACGCTGCACAGGAAACCCTGCTTATCATCTGGCAAAAAAGAGAAAGCATTCCAGTAATTACATACCCTGAAACTTATTCTTACAGCATCTTCCGTAACACTTTATTTACCCGCTTAAAAACGCAGCAGCGGTACGGTGCTGAAAACACTGTTGCTGAGGAACCCGAGTTTGGTATTGATCATATCATCATTAGCCGGGAAACCGATACGCTTACGACTCAAAAAATTCAGAAGGCCCTAGCGGCTCTCACCTCAAGGCAGCGGGAAGCTATTTTCTTACGATTTTACGAGGGCCTGCCTTATGAAGAAGTAGCAAGCACTTTAGGCATTACAACCAAAGCCACCTATAAAATTGTAGCCCGTGCCCTCGATGAACTGAGGCAGCAGTTGAATATGCCTAACGGTCTTTTAATTGGACTGCTTACAAGGCTCTTAGGGTAA
- a CDS encoding FecR family protein, translating to MEQYKHFSEEDFVNDPRFQEWIFRPDKENQDWWQHVVAAYPDIAIKIEGARKILLSISFKEEFPSSEKVEQALADVLLKINEPVQHAKVVGIRPIYKWLSAAASLLLIISVTYLLINRKNENSDTAGQVTKIVKDQIVPGGDKAVLTLADGTVVVLDSAGNKTVANQGDVTVINIDGKLSYMEGTADGNNELLYNTISTPKGGQYQLLLADGSKIWLNAASSLRFPTAFNGHTREVELTGEGYFEVAHNPKQPFHVKVNDMEVAVLGTHFNINSYSDEPLIKTTLTEGKVQVTKGTNHVFLNPGQQAVVTKANRSDQIQIQYNIDVEEILAWKNGIFSYNNRDIKEIMRQVARWYDVEVAYEADLNETFTGGLPRSKSITDLLKIIEATTKVKFEINGKKVTVK from the coding sequence ATGGAACAATACAAGCACTTTTCAGAAGAAGATTTTGTGAATGATCCGAGATTCCAGGAATGGATTTTTCGTCCTGACAAGGAGAACCAGGATTGGTGGCAACATGTAGTAGCTGCCTATCCTGACATAGCCATAAAGATAGAGGGCGCAAGGAAAATTCTGTTGAGTATTTCTTTCAAAGAAGAGTTTCCATCGAGTGAAAAAGTGGAGCAGGCATTGGCTGATGTGCTGCTTAAGATAAACGAACCGGTGCAGCATGCAAAAGTAGTGGGTATAAGGCCAATTTATAAATGGCTTTCCGCAGCCGCATCCTTGTTGCTTATCATAAGCGTTACCTATTTACTGATCAACCGTAAGAATGAAAATTCAGATACAGCAGGGCAGGTAACAAAAATTGTTAAGGATCAGATTGTGCCAGGTGGTGACAAAGCTGTTTTAACGCTTGCCGATGGTACAGTTGTAGTGCTGGATAGTGCTGGTAATAAAACAGTAGCAAACCAGGGCGATGTAACGGTGATTAATATTGATGGCAAGCTATCATACATGGAAGGAACTGCCGATGGGAACAATGAACTTTTATACAACACCATTTCTACACCCAAGGGCGGCCAATACCAACTGTTATTGGCAGATGGAAGTAAAATTTGGTTAAATGCTGCATCCTCACTTCGTTTTCCAACGGCGTTTAACGGTCATACAAGGGAAGTTGAGCTTACAGGTGAAGGTTATTTCGAAGTAGCACATAACCCCAAGCAGCCATTTCATGTAAAAGTAAACGATATGGAAGTGGCAGTACTTGGCACACATTTCAATATTAACAGCTATAGCGATGAGCCTTTAATAAAAACAACACTTACAGAAGGCAAAGTGCAGGTAACGAAAGGAACCAATCATGTATTTCTGAATCCCGGACAACAGGCTGTAGTTACAAAAGCTAACCGCAGCGATCAGATACAGATACAGTACAATATTGATGTAGAAGAAATACTGGCATGGAAAAACGGAATCTTCAGTTATAATAACAGAGATATTAAAGAGATTATGCGGCAGGTGGCAAGGTGGTACGATGTGGAGGTTGCGTATGAAGCTGATTTGAACGAAACGTTTACTGGAGGATTGCCCCGCTCGAAAAGCATTACTGATCTGTTGAAAATTATTGAAGCAACAACAAAAGTAAAATTCGAAATAAATGGGAAAAAAGTAACTGTAAAATAA